Proteins encoded in a region of the Megalops cyprinoides isolate fMegCyp1 chromosome 3, fMegCyp1.pri, whole genome shotgun sequence genome:
- the LOC118774405 gene encoding uncharacterized oxidoreductase Mflv_4205-like produces the protein MSDPSSSVTLNTGTRMPLLGLGTYRLRGFHQIHAAVDAALAAGYRVFDTAAVYENEADLGLALRDLLPKHSLTRTDIFVISKLGPADQGSRAREGCVQSLEQLGLEYIDLYLVHWPGTEGLCPGDALHRENRAHSWAVLQEFHTGGKFRAIGVSNYTVGHLRELLESGGTPPAVLQAELHPKLAQVELRTLCREAGVCFQAHTSLGAGALLADPVVLGVAEGCGRSPAQVLLRWAVQQSVPVLPMSSHPERVAENAQIFGFQLSEEEMGRLSAQDCGRRFCRRDPSTIP, from the coding sequence ATGTCTGACCCCTCCTCCTCAGTGACTTTGAACACAGGGACCCGAATGCCCCTCCTGGGGCTGGGCACATACCGGCTACGAGGCTTCCACCAGATTCATGCAGCGGTCGACGCCGCACTGGCAGCGGGATACCGCGTGTTTGACACCGCCGCAGTGTACGAGAACGAGGCCGATCTGGGGCTCGCACTCAGGGACCTGCTGCCCAAACACAGCCTGACCCGTACTGATATCTTCGTCATCAGCAAGCTGGGACCTGCGGACCAGGGCTCCAGGGCCCGGGAGGGGTGTGTGCAGAGCTTGGAGCAGCTGGGCTTGGAATACATTGACCTGTATCTGGTGCACTGGCCCGGGACCGAGGGGCTGTGCCCAGGCGACGCACTCCACCGAGAGAATCGCGCCCACAGCTGGGCAGTGCTCCAGGAGTTCCACACCGGGGGTAAATTCAGAGCGATCGGGGTGTCCAACTACACCGTGGGACACCTGCGGGAGCTGCTGGAGTCGGGAGGAACGCCCCCTGCAGTGCTGCAGGCGGAGCTTCACCCCAAACTGGCCCAGGTGGAGTTAAGGACCCTGTGCAGGGAGGCGGGCGTGTGCTTCCAGGCCCACACCTCCCTGGGGGCGGGGGCCCTGCTGGCAGACCCTGTGGTGCTGGGCGTAGCCGAGGGGTGCGGCCGCAGCCCCGCCCAGGTGCTGCTCAGGTGGGCCGTGCAGCAGAGCGTGCCCGTGCTGCCCATGTCCTCACACCCCGAGAGGGTGGCAGAGAATGCACAGATCTTTGGCTTCCAGCTgagtgaggaggagatggggaggcTGTCTGCCCAGGACTGCGGGAGGAGGTTCTGCAGAAGAGACCCCTCCACCATCCCCTAG
- the LOC118775263 gene encoding bcl2-associated agonist of cell death-like has protein sequence MILPTFHSSMRARNVTIGHVLTFSTNNPITLDSDGDSDQSETMSGTESELDHNLNRPHVNCSEERRSRVRVLSESEASSAGRAVDSEFQESRSSEGVPFRARSQSAPAALWAAKRYGRQLRRMSDEFDTWLDKGEMKKVRSVGVARQMKTSRSWFSFLWSPRETEDEPGEGGAA, from the exons ATGATTCTGCCGACGTTTCACTCTTCTATGCGCGCAAGAA ACGTCACCATAGGTCACGTCCTCACCTTTTCCACCAACAACCCGATAACCTTGGACAGCGACGGCGATTCCGACCAATCAGAGACCATGTCTGGGACAGAGTCGGAGCTTGACCATAACCTCAATAGACCGCATGTCAACTGCTCAG aggagaggaggagtcGTGTGCGGGTGCTCTCGGAATCGGAGGCGTCTTCGGCAGGCAGAGCGGTGGACTCAGAGTTCCAGGAGAGCAGGTCTTCAGAAGGGGTCCCATTCCGCGCGCGTTCACAGTCAGCCCCTGCCGCCCTGTGGGCGGCCAAGCGCTACGGCAGGCAGCTGCGGCGCATGAGCGACGAGTTCGACACCTGGCTGGACAAAGGG gagatgaagaaggtgcGCAGCGTGGGAGTGGCCCGGCAGATGAAGACGTCCCGCAGCTGGTTCTCCTTCCTCTGGAGCCCCAGGGAGACGGAGGATGAGCCAGGAGAGGGTGGGGCTGCGTAA